A section of the Triticum dicoccoides isolate Atlit2015 ecotype Zavitan chromosome 7A, WEW_v2.0, whole genome shotgun sequence genome encodes:
- the LOC119331797 gene encoding protein GFS12 isoform X2 — translation MASYMNLSIEQDVIDSLNLLCENTISGPAGLGFLSFVGFSAFDDIHPSGLVRHPNILPVLGVVESSDCCYMFQPKAPYTLENIMHYSQEALCSDWHIRFFIYQIMSALSYLHDFGVHHGNLKPSTILMSDSLWPYLSISDISHVKQNWGFGGPEGSTPNSCCAEEDCSSRSIFASFNLPSSLDWSSHFKRWWTGELSNYEYLLVLNKLAGRRWGDPAFHPVMPWVIDFTVRPDENSDIGWRDLTKSKWRLAKGDEQLDFTYSSSDVPYHVSDECLSELAVCSYKARRLSKSILRSAVRSVYEPNEYPSSMQRLYQWTPDECIPEFYSDPWIFVSLHSEMSNLALPSWVTSSEEFICLHRDALESDRVSQQLHHWIDITFGYKLAGEASVEAKNVMLPPSDPSRPKSIGRRQLFTKPHPKRLISTPHSAYHNKVESCARCQGKGSNSTTDLLLNDCNSPNMFSQVDYLEEFEQATLFMELQHHLNPIYSYSNTAASCCSSVKYPKSQFSDQEVLQPDSVLSVVPDFDFGSYLECFESDDSSFIGYQELLRWKQRSCSVIEHHANDIFSIGCMLAEIYLHRPLFDASLLAAYKETGMLPGALHELPVHVRLLVESCIQRQWKRRPCSKHLLESPYFPPSVRSAYMFLAPLQLLCTSGDHLKYVTKLASAGTLKAMGEFAAEVCAPYCLPFVSSSGLDVDTESCLRLLKEFLKCLSVQAAKKHILPIIQKILQAPEYSHLKVSLLQDSFVRELWKKLGKRTYIEKVHPLVIANLHNSPNKITASSASIVLIGSSEELGIPITVHQTVLPLIHSFGKGLCDDGIETLVRIGGLLGESFIVKQILPLLRNVILFCIDSSKVTKPEPQQSWNSFALIDGLSALEGLVSVLPVKAVLRELLQDQVCLHIKILMLIHLDLDVIQVAATAFVDLCLRIGPDNTVIHVLPHLKELFAELAFFQDSSAVSLPTKGLKISERNKSETIKMESRVDLVLLLYPFLASLVGIEKIREYCSTWFLLEQSLQRLYNWKFEPSSKCSISGENMKTQRFQPGNDTSSEVVPTDLFNGAGSSVSQSQIPKTGWMAASKHRFRLEHGSSSDNLSASTSGNQPWFWFPSPDSSWGVPDLLGRSSGLKDELPWKIEASVLYSARAHPGALRSLEVHDDECTIFTGGVGPGFKGSIQRWELANMNCTSGYYGHEEVVNSICILSITGKVASCDGTIHIWNGQTGKLIAAHTESSTSFPPQTASVEQANMLNQDALSGGILSNAFRGSLYTTMHYMASEDKLVAGMGNGSIRFIDISRDQKLHLWKSDSAEISFSSLVSAICSSGSDKPRNGSLLASSSWIAAGLSSGYCRLLDERSGKIIAVWRAHDGHITKLASPEDHLIASSSLDKTLRIWDLRRNLSVQSNIFRSHSDGIFDFSVWGQDLVSVSRNKIALTSLSRPTSEIGHQQLVLQNLYSTDRGVKYKNMSVLSAISVLPLSRLFVVGTEDGFLKICH, via the exons ATGGCAAGTTATATGAATTTATCCATTGAACAGGATGTGATTGATTCACTAAATCTGTTGTGTGAAAACACCATCAGTGGACCAGCTGGTTTAGGTTTTCTCAGTTTTGTTGGATTTTCAGCATTTGATGATATACATCCTTCTGGGCTTGTGAGACACCCCAACATCTTACCTGTGTTAGGTGTTGTAGAATCATCTGATTGTTGCTACATGTTTCAACCAAAGGCTCCATACACTTTGGAGAacatcatgcactacagccaagagGCATTGTGCTCAGATTGGCACATCAGATTTTTCATCTACCAAATAATGTCTGCATTGTCATATCTTCATGATTTTGGAGTTCATCACGGCAATCTGAAACCATCAACCATCTTGATGTCAGATTCTCTATGGCCTTATCTCAGCATAAGTGATATATCTCATGTTAAACAGAACTGGGGTTTTGGGGGACCTGAAGGTTCAACACCTAATTCATGCTGTGCTGAGGAGGATTGTTCTTCAAGATCAATTTTTGCTAGTTTCAATCTTCCATCATCCTTAGATTGGTCTTCTCACTTCAAACGATGGTGGACGGGTGAGTTGAGCAATTATGAGTACCTTCTTGTCTTGAACAAGTTAGCTGGTAGGAGATGGGGTGATCCAGCTTTTCATCCGGTGATGCCTTGGGTAATAGATTTCACAGTGAGGCCTGACGAAAATTCTGACATTGGCTGGAGAGACCTCACCAAAAGTAAATGGCGGTTGGCAAAGGGCGATGAACAATTGGATTTTACTTACTCATCATCTGATGTTCCATATCATGTTTCTGATGAGTGTCTCTCAGAGCTAGCAGTTTGCAGTTACAAAGCAAGAAGGCTATCAAAGTCCATCTTGAGGTCAGCTGTCCGCTCTGTCTACGAGCCCAACGAATACCCATCTAGTATGCAAAGGCTTTATCAATGGACTCCAGATGAATGCATCCCAGAGTTCTATAGCGATCCTTGGATTTTTGTCTCTCTTCATTCTGAAATGAGTAATTTGGCTTTGCCTTCCTGGGTGACCTCTTCGGAGGAATTCATTTGTCTTCACAGGGATGCCTTGGAGAGTGACCGAGTCTCACAACAACTGCATCATTGGATTGATATAACCTTTggctataaacttgctggagaggcATCTGTTGAAGCTAAGAATGTCATGTTGCCTCCCAGTGATCCATCAAGGCCTAAATCAATTGGGCGACGGCAACTTTTTACAAAGCCACATCCTAAGCGTCTTATTAGCACACCTCACTCAGCCTACCACAATAAAGTGGAATCTTGTGCAAGATGCCAAGGAAAAGGAAGTAACTCAACTACTGATCTATTGTTAAATGACTGTAATTCCCCAAATATGTTTTCACAAGTTGACTATTTGGAAGAGTTTGAACAAGCAACATTATTTATGGAGCTTCAACACCATTTGAATCCAATATACAGTTACTCTAACACTGCTGCTTCTTGTTGTTCATCAGTCAAATATCCCAAGAGCCAATTTTCAGATCAGGAGGTATTGCAACCTGATAGTGTATTATCGGTGGTGCCTGATTTTGATTTTGGCTCCTATCTTGAATGCTTTGAGTCTGATGATAGTTCTTTTATTGGTTATCAAGAGCTGTTGCGCTGGAAGCAAAGGTCTTGTTCTGTTATTGAGCATCATGCAAATGATATATTTTCAATAGGGTGCATGTTAGCAGAAATCTATCTGCACAGACCACTTTTTGATGCTTCCTTGCTAGCTGCATATAAAGAAACTGGTATGCTGCCAGGAGCACTCCATGAATTGCCTGTTCATGTCCGTTTGCTTGTTGAGTCATGCATCCAAAGGCAATGGAAAAG GAGGCCGTGTTCAAAGCATCTTCTGGAGTCACCATATTTTCCTCCATCAGTTCGATCCGCATATATGTTTCTTGCTCCACTTCAACTTCTGTGTACATCTGGAGACCACCTgaagtatgttactaagcttgcaaGTGCAGGGACACTTAAAGCCATGGGAGAATTTGCTGCTGAAGTGTGTGCACCTTACTGCCTACCTTTTGTTTCATCATCTGGGTTGGATGTTGACACCGAGTCTTGTTTGCGTCTGCTTAAAGAGTTTTTGAAGTGCTTGAGTGTCCAAGCAGCTAAGAAACATATTCTGCCCATCATTCAGAAAATCTTACAG GCACCAGAATATTCCCATCTGAAGGTTTCTCTCCTTCAAGATTCTTTTGTCCGAGAGTTATGGAAAAAATTGGGAAAACGAACCTATATTGAGAAGGTGCATCCGTTGGTCATAGCAAACTTACACAATTCACCTAACAAGATCACTGCATCTTCTGCATCCATTGTTTTAATTGGTTCAAGTGAGGAACTAGGAATACCAATCACTGTTCATCAG ACAGTTTTACCACTAATCCACTCTTTCGGCAAAGGTTTATGTGATGATGGAATTGAAACTTTGGTCAGGATAG GTGGACTTCTTGGGGAAAGTTTTATTGTCAAGCAAATTCTCCCCTTGCTGAGGAATGTTATACTTTTTTGTATCGACTCCTCCAAGGTGACTAAGCCAGAACCACAGCAGAGTTGGAACTCTTTTGCTCTGATTGATGGCTTATCTGCGTTGGAAGGCCTTGTATCAGTTCTTCCTGTTAAGGCAGTTCTCAGGGAGCTTCTCCAG GACCAAGTCTGTCTTCATATAAAGATTCTTATGCTGATCCATTTGGACCTTGATGTGATTCAG GTGGCAGCTACTGCATTTGTTGACCTTTGTCTACGAATTGGACCAGATAATACCGTCATACATGTTTTGCCACATCTAAAAGAGCTTTTTGCTGAATTGGCCTTTTTTCAAGACTCTTCTGCTGTTAGCCTTCCTACAAAAGGGTTAAAAATCTCAGAAAGAAACAAAAGTGAGACGATTAAAATGGAATCTAGAGTTGATCTCGT GTTGTTGCTATATCCTTTCTTGGCATCACTTGTTGGAATAGAGAAGATCCGTGAATACTGCTCTACATGGTTTCTATTGGAGCAGTCTCTTCAAAGGTTGTACAATTGGAAG TTTGAGCCTTCCAGTAAATGTTCTATAAGTGGTGAAAACATGAAAACTCAAAGGTTTCAGCCTGGCAATGACACCTCGTCTGAGGTTGTTCCAACAGACCTTTTTAATGGGGCAGGGTCGTCTGTGTCTCAATCTCAAATCCCTAAAACTGGTTGGATGGCAGCTTCCAAGCACAGATTTAGGCTCGAGCATGGGTCATCTAGTGACAATTTGTCTGCATCAACTTCTGGAAATCAGCCGTGGTTTTGGTTCCCTTCTCCTGACAGTAGTTGGGGCGTACCAGATCTTCTTGGACGCAGTAGCGGTTTGAAGGATGAACTTCCATGGAAGATCGAAGCTTCAGTCCTTTACTCAGCCCGTGCACACCCTGGGGCTCTGCGGTCATTAGAAGTCCATGATGATGAGTGCACGATTTTTACTGGGGGAGTTGGACCTGGTTTTAAAGGAAGTATACAGCGTTGGGAGTTGGCCAACATGAATTGCACATCTGGATATTACGGGCATGAAGAG GTTGTCAATTCCATCTGTATCCTGTCAATTACTGGAAAAGTAGCTTCTTGTGATGGCACGATTCATATTTGGAATGGGCAGACAGGAAAGCTCATAGCAGCTCATACCGAGTCATCAACAAGCTTTCCGCCGCAAACTGCATCTGTTGAACAGGCAAACATGCTTAATCAGGACGCGCTCTCAGGTGGAATATTGTCGAATGCATTTCGTGGTAGCTTGTATACGACCATGCATTACATGGCATCTGAAGATAAACTTGTTGCTGGCATGGGAAATGGATCTATCAG ATTTATTGATATCTCTCGGGATCAGAAGCTGCATTTATGGAAGAGCGATTCGGCTGAAATCTCCTTCTCATCACTCGTGTCAGCTATTTGCTCGTCTGGCTCAGACAAGCCGAGGAATGGAAGCCTATTGGCTTCATCATCCTGGATTGCAGCAGGTCTAAGCTCTGGTTATTGTCGATTACTTGACGAGCGTAGTGGAAAAATCATTGCAGTTTGGCGAGCACATGATGGTCACATTACGAAG TTGGCATCACCAGAGGACCACTTGATTGCATCTAGCTCCCTTGACAAGACTCTTCGAATTTGGGATCTAAGAAG GAACCTATCAGTCCAGTCAAACATTTTCAGAAGCCATTCAGATGGCATCTTTGACTTCTCTGTTTGGGGTCAAGACCTGGTATCAGTGTCAAGAAACAAAATTGCACTTACTTCCCTATCGAGACCAACAAGTGAG ATCGGACATCAGCAGCTCGTACTTCAGAACTTATATTCGACTGACAGAGGAGTAAAATATAAAAACATGTCTGTTCTTTCGGCTATTTCTGTGCTTCCTTTGTCAAGATTGTTTGTCGTTGGAACAGAAGATGGTTTTCTCAAAATCTGCCACTAG
- the LOC119331797 gene encoding protein GFS12 isoform X1 — protein sequence MARSPGTGAMCPDCLERHIRSDLAGSGLSFVHGVSDSPLPFASSAVVQMASDGPDQCIGSQKTCGYFVLVVLNGGKTYVDTKKCENNPLEQSLIFKDDNHCAVQADSSPGIEHIGDLQSSSSSNNQQLIVNIITKLTPVYYLGRVSTTEIRDLMASYMNLSIEQDVIDSLNLLCENTISGPAGLGFLSFVGFSAFDDIHPSGLVRHPNILPVLGVVESSDCCYMFQPKAPYTLENIMHYSQEALCSDWHIRFFIYQIMSALSYLHDFGVHHGNLKPSTILMSDSLWPYLSISDISHVKQNWGFGGPEGSTPNSCCAEEDCSSRSIFASFNLPSSLDWSSHFKRWWTGELSNYEYLLVLNKLAGRRWGDPAFHPVMPWVIDFTVRPDENSDIGWRDLTKSKWRLAKGDEQLDFTYSSSDVPYHVSDECLSELAVCSYKARRLSKSILRSAVRSVYEPNEYPSSMQRLYQWTPDECIPEFYSDPWIFVSLHSEMSNLALPSWVTSSEEFICLHRDALESDRVSQQLHHWIDITFGYKLAGEASVEAKNVMLPPSDPSRPKSIGRRQLFTKPHPKRLISTPHSAYHNKVESCARCQGKGSNSTTDLLLNDCNSPNMFSQVDYLEEFEQATLFMELQHHLNPIYSYSNTAASCCSSVKYPKSQFSDQEVLQPDSVLSVVPDFDFGSYLECFESDDSSFIGYQELLRWKQRSCSVIEHHANDIFSIGCMLAEIYLHRPLFDASLLAAYKETGMLPGALHELPVHVRLLVESCIQRQWKRRPCSKHLLESPYFPPSVRSAYMFLAPLQLLCTSGDHLKYVTKLASAGTLKAMGEFAAEVCAPYCLPFVSSSGLDVDTESCLRLLKEFLKCLSVQAAKKHILPIIQKILQAPEYSHLKVSLLQDSFVRELWKKLGKRTYIEKVHPLVIANLHNSPNKITASSASIVLIGSSEELGIPITVHQTVLPLIHSFGKGLCDDGIETLVRIGGLLGESFIVKQILPLLRNVILFCIDSSKVTKPEPQQSWNSFALIDGLSALEGLVSVLPVKAVLRELLQDQVCLHIKILMLIHLDLDVIQVAATAFVDLCLRIGPDNTVIHVLPHLKELFAELAFFQDSSAVSLPTKGLKISERNKSETIKMESRVDLVLLLYPFLASLVGIEKIREYCSTWFLLEQSLQRLYNWKFEPSSKCSISGENMKTQRFQPGNDTSSEVVPTDLFNGAGSSVSQSQIPKTGWMAASKHRFRLEHGSSSDNLSASTSGNQPWFWFPSPDSSWGVPDLLGRSSGLKDELPWKIEASVLYSARAHPGALRSLEVHDDECTIFTGGVGPGFKGSIQRWELANMNCTSGYYGHEEVVNSICILSITGKVASCDGTIHIWNGQTGKLIAAHTESSTSFPPQTASVEQANMLNQDALSGGILSNAFRGSLYTTMHYMASEDKLVAGMGNGSIRFIDISRDQKLHLWKSDSAEISFSSLVSAICSSGSDKPRNGSLLASSSWIAAGLSSGYCRLLDERSGKIIAVWRAHDGHITKLASPEDHLIASSSLDKTLRIWDLRRNLSVQSNIFRSHSDGIFDFSVWGQDLVSVSRNKIALTSLSRPTSEIGHQQLVLQNLYSTDRGVKYKNMSVLSAISVLPLSRLFVVGTEDGFLKICH from the exons ATGGCTCGCTCGCCGGGGACGGGGGCGATGTGCCCCGATTGCCTGGAGCGGCACATCCGATCCGACCTCGCTGGTTCCGGACTCTCCTTCGTCCACGGCGTCTCCGACTCCCCGCTCCCCTTTGCCTCCTCCGCTGTCGTCCAG ATGGCATCTGATGGACCCGACCAATGTATTGGGAG CCAGAAGACCTGTGGTTATTTTGTGTTGGTGGTACTAAATGGTGGTAAGACATATGTGGATACAAAAAAATG TGAAAACAACCCATTGGAGCAATCACTCATATTTAAAGATGATAATCATTGTGCTGTGCAAGCAGATTCCTCTCCTGGTATTGAACATATTGGAGATCTTCAAAGTTCTTCTAGCTCGAATAATCAGCAACTAATTGTAAACATAATCACCAAGTTAACTCCTGTTTACTATCTGGGCAGAGTCTCCACTACAGAAATTAGAGATCTTATGGCAAGTTATATGAATTTATCCATTGAACAGGATGTGATTGATTCACTAAATCTGTTGTGTGAAAACACCATCAGTGGACCAGCTGGTTTAGGTTTTCTCAGTTTTGTTGGATTTTCAGCATTTGATGATATACATCCTTCTGGGCTTGTGAGACACCCCAACATCTTACCTGTGTTAGGTGTTGTAGAATCATCTGATTGTTGCTACATGTTTCAACCAAAGGCTCCATACACTTTGGAGAacatcatgcactacagccaagagGCATTGTGCTCAGATTGGCACATCAGATTTTTCATCTACCAAATAATGTCTGCATTGTCATATCTTCATGATTTTGGAGTTCATCACGGCAATCTGAAACCATCAACCATCTTGATGTCAGATTCTCTATGGCCTTATCTCAGCATAAGTGATATATCTCATGTTAAACAGAACTGGGGTTTTGGGGGACCTGAAGGTTCAACACCTAATTCATGCTGTGCTGAGGAGGATTGTTCTTCAAGATCAATTTTTGCTAGTTTCAATCTTCCATCATCCTTAGATTGGTCTTCTCACTTCAAACGATGGTGGACGGGTGAGTTGAGCAATTATGAGTACCTTCTTGTCTTGAACAAGTTAGCTGGTAGGAGATGGGGTGATCCAGCTTTTCATCCGGTGATGCCTTGGGTAATAGATTTCACAGTGAGGCCTGACGAAAATTCTGACATTGGCTGGAGAGACCTCACCAAAAGTAAATGGCGGTTGGCAAAGGGCGATGAACAATTGGATTTTACTTACTCATCATCTGATGTTCCATATCATGTTTCTGATGAGTGTCTCTCAGAGCTAGCAGTTTGCAGTTACAAAGCAAGAAGGCTATCAAAGTCCATCTTGAGGTCAGCTGTCCGCTCTGTCTACGAGCCCAACGAATACCCATCTAGTATGCAAAGGCTTTATCAATGGACTCCAGATGAATGCATCCCAGAGTTCTATAGCGATCCTTGGATTTTTGTCTCTCTTCATTCTGAAATGAGTAATTTGGCTTTGCCTTCCTGGGTGACCTCTTCGGAGGAATTCATTTGTCTTCACAGGGATGCCTTGGAGAGTGACCGAGTCTCACAACAACTGCATCATTGGATTGATATAACCTTTggctataaacttgctggagaggcATCTGTTGAAGCTAAGAATGTCATGTTGCCTCCCAGTGATCCATCAAGGCCTAAATCAATTGGGCGACGGCAACTTTTTACAAAGCCACATCCTAAGCGTCTTATTAGCACACCTCACTCAGCCTACCACAATAAAGTGGAATCTTGTGCAAGATGCCAAGGAAAAGGAAGTAACTCAACTACTGATCTATTGTTAAATGACTGTAATTCCCCAAATATGTTTTCACAAGTTGACTATTTGGAAGAGTTTGAACAAGCAACATTATTTATGGAGCTTCAACACCATTTGAATCCAATATACAGTTACTCTAACACTGCTGCTTCTTGTTGTTCATCAGTCAAATATCCCAAGAGCCAATTTTCAGATCAGGAGGTATTGCAACCTGATAGTGTATTATCGGTGGTGCCTGATTTTGATTTTGGCTCCTATCTTGAATGCTTTGAGTCTGATGATAGTTCTTTTATTGGTTATCAAGAGCTGTTGCGCTGGAAGCAAAGGTCTTGTTCTGTTATTGAGCATCATGCAAATGATATATTTTCAATAGGGTGCATGTTAGCAGAAATCTATCTGCACAGACCACTTTTTGATGCTTCCTTGCTAGCTGCATATAAAGAAACTGGTATGCTGCCAGGAGCACTCCATGAATTGCCTGTTCATGTCCGTTTGCTTGTTGAGTCATGCATCCAAAGGCAATGGAAAAG GAGGCCGTGTTCAAAGCATCTTCTGGAGTCACCATATTTTCCTCCATCAGTTCGATCCGCATATATGTTTCTTGCTCCACTTCAACTTCTGTGTACATCTGGAGACCACCTgaagtatgttactaagcttgcaaGTGCAGGGACACTTAAAGCCATGGGAGAATTTGCTGCTGAAGTGTGTGCACCTTACTGCCTACCTTTTGTTTCATCATCTGGGTTGGATGTTGACACCGAGTCTTGTTTGCGTCTGCTTAAAGAGTTTTTGAAGTGCTTGAGTGTCCAAGCAGCTAAGAAACATATTCTGCCCATCATTCAGAAAATCTTACAG GCACCAGAATATTCCCATCTGAAGGTTTCTCTCCTTCAAGATTCTTTTGTCCGAGAGTTATGGAAAAAATTGGGAAAACGAACCTATATTGAGAAGGTGCATCCGTTGGTCATAGCAAACTTACACAATTCACCTAACAAGATCACTGCATCTTCTGCATCCATTGTTTTAATTGGTTCAAGTGAGGAACTAGGAATACCAATCACTGTTCATCAG ACAGTTTTACCACTAATCCACTCTTTCGGCAAAGGTTTATGTGATGATGGAATTGAAACTTTGGTCAGGATAG GTGGACTTCTTGGGGAAAGTTTTATTGTCAAGCAAATTCTCCCCTTGCTGAGGAATGTTATACTTTTTTGTATCGACTCCTCCAAGGTGACTAAGCCAGAACCACAGCAGAGTTGGAACTCTTTTGCTCTGATTGATGGCTTATCTGCGTTGGAAGGCCTTGTATCAGTTCTTCCTGTTAAGGCAGTTCTCAGGGAGCTTCTCCAG GACCAAGTCTGTCTTCATATAAAGATTCTTATGCTGATCCATTTGGACCTTGATGTGATTCAG GTGGCAGCTACTGCATTTGTTGACCTTTGTCTACGAATTGGACCAGATAATACCGTCATACATGTTTTGCCACATCTAAAAGAGCTTTTTGCTGAATTGGCCTTTTTTCAAGACTCTTCTGCTGTTAGCCTTCCTACAAAAGGGTTAAAAATCTCAGAAAGAAACAAAAGTGAGACGATTAAAATGGAATCTAGAGTTGATCTCGT GTTGTTGCTATATCCTTTCTTGGCATCACTTGTTGGAATAGAGAAGATCCGTGAATACTGCTCTACATGGTTTCTATTGGAGCAGTCTCTTCAAAGGTTGTACAATTGGAAG TTTGAGCCTTCCAGTAAATGTTCTATAAGTGGTGAAAACATGAAAACTCAAAGGTTTCAGCCTGGCAATGACACCTCGTCTGAGGTTGTTCCAACAGACCTTTTTAATGGGGCAGGGTCGTCTGTGTCTCAATCTCAAATCCCTAAAACTGGTTGGATGGCAGCTTCCAAGCACAGATTTAGGCTCGAGCATGGGTCATCTAGTGACAATTTGTCTGCATCAACTTCTGGAAATCAGCCGTGGTTTTGGTTCCCTTCTCCTGACAGTAGTTGGGGCGTACCAGATCTTCTTGGACGCAGTAGCGGTTTGAAGGATGAACTTCCATGGAAGATCGAAGCTTCAGTCCTTTACTCAGCCCGTGCACACCCTGGGGCTCTGCGGTCATTAGAAGTCCATGATGATGAGTGCACGATTTTTACTGGGGGAGTTGGACCTGGTTTTAAAGGAAGTATACAGCGTTGGGAGTTGGCCAACATGAATTGCACATCTGGATATTACGGGCATGAAGAG GTTGTCAATTCCATCTGTATCCTGTCAATTACTGGAAAAGTAGCTTCTTGTGATGGCACGATTCATATTTGGAATGGGCAGACAGGAAAGCTCATAGCAGCTCATACCGAGTCATCAACAAGCTTTCCGCCGCAAACTGCATCTGTTGAACAGGCAAACATGCTTAATCAGGACGCGCTCTCAGGTGGAATATTGTCGAATGCATTTCGTGGTAGCTTGTATACGACCATGCATTACATGGCATCTGAAGATAAACTTGTTGCTGGCATGGGAAATGGATCTATCAG ATTTATTGATATCTCTCGGGATCAGAAGCTGCATTTATGGAAGAGCGATTCGGCTGAAATCTCCTTCTCATCACTCGTGTCAGCTATTTGCTCGTCTGGCTCAGACAAGCCGAGGAATGGAAGCCTATTGGCTTCATCATCCTGGATTGCAGCAGGTCTAAGCTCTGGTTATTGTCGATTACTTGACGAGCGTAGTGGAAAAATCATTGCAGTTTGGCGAGCACATGATGGTCACATTACGAAG TTGGCATCACCAGAGGACCACTTGATTGCATCTAGCTCCCTTGACAAGACTCTTCGAATTTGGGATCTAAGAAG GAACCTATCAGTCCAGTCAAACATTTTCAGAAGCCATTCAGATGGCATCTTTGACTTCTCTGTTTGGGGTCAAGACCTGGTATCAGTGTCAAGAAACAAAATTGCACTTACTTCCCTATCGAGACCAACAAGTGAG ATCGGACATCAGCAGCTCGTACTTCAGAACTTATATTCGACTGACAGAGGAGTAAAATATAAAAACATGTCTGTTCTTTCGGCTATTTCTGTGCTTCCTTTGTCAAGATTGTTTGTCGTTGGAACAGAAGATGGTTTTCTCAAAATCTGCCACTAG